The Neurospora crassa OR74A linkage group V, whole genome shotgun sequence sequence CATGGGGACTCGAGGTGGCGCGCATTGAATAGAGCTGGCTCAGGGTAACGGGCGTGCTTTGGAGAACAGGACTAGGAGGTTGTCATGGGTTGGCGACGTCGAGAAGAGAAGTTGACAAAattggccatcaaggttcttgTGCGCGGAGATAAGGCTGTTGATAAGGGCAACAATCCGCTTGGTAGCTTCCTTCCATTCCTGATTGAATATGAACTTGTCATGCATATCATGATGAATCGTACTTTCTTTCTCAACCACCTTTTGGCAGAGAGGAGAGGTGAACTTACCGATCAGAACAATGATTTTCCGTTGTCCTCGAACTGCTGTCCTTCTTTCCGTTAttgttcttctcctctccaaCGTGATTGTGCCCACCGAACAACACATGTCCTCCCACTGGCCTCACCTTTGACAACGCCCAAATGTGCGCCATGATGTTGAACACATACCCGGCTGTCATTGTGTTTTTCTTCAATCTCCATCACGGCAGTTTACAGGCCAGTTTGTCTACCTCTTTCGCTCGCCAACCACCAACGGAACCAAGTGTCATCGACAACACCGCTTTGATGGGATGTCATGTTCATTGAAGGAGAAGTGACGGGAATCCCTTCACTTTTTTCCCCCGGGGAGGATGCCTCTGGCTCTAGGTACATTAGAGCACCCTCCCCTCGCTATTGCTCCTTTCCCGATCCTTTCTTTACCAAACAATGTACCTGACGTCTATAAGCTTATCACCCAGGAATATGTTTAGTGCAATATTAGCTATAATGTTATTACCTAAAATACCAATATACTCGCTTTTTCCGCATCCAAAATGTCCTCTTCCAGCGCCGACTTGCAACCGGAAGTGATGAATAGCTCCCAGCCTAGCAACGCAAGCTCGTCCGTCCCCGACGTCCCCATTACTTCCGGCGCTGCCACTCCTACCCCTTCCACCCCTTCATTGTCCATCAAGATCCTCAATGCCCTCAACCTCTCATCCATCCCCGCAACCCTCAAGCTCTCCGGAAGCCTCATCAACGGCCACCCATTGTCCGACCACGGTGATAATGATTATGTTATGATCTACTCCGGAAACGCGGCCGAATGTCCTCGGTCGTTTATTATTCATCTCGATTTGACCGGCGACAATGCCGGGGATGTGATAAACAGgcaagaggagggggaggaggagcaaatAGAGGAGAAGGGTCAAGAGGATCGACTCGaccggcagcagcaccaccaccagcagcagcagcagcagcagcagcagcagcagcccatCCCATATAATGTTGAATCAAGAGACGGCCATGACCAGAGACACTTGCAGTATGTATGTGTACATGCAACTAGGAGTGTATTTCCTGGGCAACCGGCGACGCCTTCGCCGCCCGATCGAAGCCCACCGGGGTCACGATGAAGAATcgttttactatagtaggcCGTTGGTGCACCGGGTGGGTTGAGGACGGAGTAGACGAGGGAAAATGGATGGAACGGGCCGAATCTAGCATTTAGGGAGACCGAATGGTAGATGAGGGTAGGAGATACGTAACTGGAGGCTAGGAAAGAAACCAAAAGGCATCGTAGCATGAAAATCCAAGCGTCTGCTTCAAGATCCTGTTCAGGGCGTTcagtgatgaggatgaggtgaACTAAAACATCCgggcctcctcctttctgAACGTAACCTGTTTTGCTTGACGTAGTGGACATGAACTACACCAGTCTAACGGCCTCTAGCCCTGCCTTCAATCTCGTCCGCGGTCCGTGTGATTCCCTCAGATGACCAAAAGCAACATGAATGTGTCATTGAGCCAGGACGCTTGACGAGGTGTCATGTCGTGCGAAGGAGAACAACGCGAATGCCTTCGTGATTCAGATCCAGGAGAATAACCATTTCCCCATAAATGTGCCCCCTTCTCAAGCCTTCTCGTAAATTCCAAGTAGCATGGCCATCTTCTTAACAAGCAAACCGGTGTCTGAAACGAAATCAACACAACAGATCCACTAGGCCATAGTTGACTGGCTTTCCACACCTCCAAgatgacttccacttcctcaaGGGcagcttcaccaccaccctcctcacctccaATCGTTCCTCGACTCCAAATCAACACCTCCATCCAGACCGACGATGAAAACACGGAACCCGCCACTTCCAGTCCAGGTTTCCATAGATCATCCgcgccatcgccatccccAACTCTGTCAAGCCCACCTCAACCACTACCTGCGAAACCCACAGCTTCACAGTTGGAGCCCACTCCATCCATCTACTCCCCCCGCCCGGACCCTGTCCCAAACTCGGCAGACGCAACGCGAAGTACCTCCCCCGTGGGCGTCGGTCCAACTCGTCCTAACTCGCCAGCACGTTTAGTGAATGAAGATGAACCCTTGGTTCCGGAGGCACCTAGTTCGCCTGTTTTGGCTCACTCGGTGCCTGTCACGGTTCCGGTGGGTGCGAGGGTGGGTGTGCCTGAATCAGAATTGATCCAAGACGCAGAGCGAGAGCCAGGTCAAGGCTCTGAGACCACAATGATTACCATGCTCCGTACAGCTGGCACTGCGGATGTCACACCCGAGGGAGAAGACTTGTCCGCTAGGTTGTCAATCAAGTCACATGCGCAGACTGGGATAGACACAGACACGTATAAACTTACCCCCAGCCTCATCCCCGATGTCCCCAGCACGAGCACCAGGAAGAGCCCGCAGAAGGAGCCTGagtcggcggtggtgatggaaggggaaggaaatgAAGGGGTTGAAGATGGTAAGGGGAATGCCCATCTCTTTTAAGGGTCTTGTGGTCGTGGATATTAGGTCTAGTGACTCAGATGAGGAGTGAAAGCGAGGTGAAGGTTAAGAAAGGGGGGACTGCCTTGCTGGAATTGGAACAAGTCTTGAGTTCGGATAAGATAGTCTGGAGTGGGAAGGTAGAGATGTAAGAGGCAGGAGTGATGAAAAAGCAGGACACTCGTCCAAGCCAACGTCAAAACAAGCCAAGATCTTGGAACAAAACATCATATCACACATCACAGACACCCATTTGTTGATCATCTTGTTTTTGTGCCACGCAAAACACCCCTGAATTGTATGCTATGTCGCCAGAATCCCTGAAAGCCCGACCGTCACGCCTCCAAATGGATCCCAAATGCTGACTAGGTTTGCAGGCGGCAGATCGACTGCCGGAGGAAGCCCCAGATGCACTGTAAAAGAGAATGCACAGCCTCGCAAACACCCGGTGAgatagaagagaaggacgaCAAAGCACTAAGGAGAGCGATACGCTtatttctccttcttgggcttggcaCCCTTGACCTTGGCAGTGCCGCGGAGGGTCTTTTGGCGGTTCTTGCGCTGCTTGCCTTTGGGGATGTTAGTGATAGATTGGGAGGTATGGGGGTAACTGAAAACATACGCTGCTGGCGGGAAGCCTTCTCGATCTTGGAGGCAAGGCCGACACGGACAAGACGGTAGTGGGGCTCGAACTTCTTCATGGCCTCGGGGGAGTCATAGACGAGGGCGAAGCCAGTGGTCTTGCCACCACCGAACTGGGTGCGGAGACCGAAGACGTTGACCTGGTCCTTGGTGGCCTTGTAGAGGGTGGCCAGCTTCTCGCGGAGCTCGTCCTTGGAGATGTTAGGACGGTTGGGGTGGAGGATATCCCTGTAGTGGTTAAAAAAGCAGGAGTAAGCAAGACTGTCCTTAAGTTGTTGAGGGAGCAACAACCGCGCATAGCAAAGCAGCTTTGGACTTGATGTgtctccttctccgcctccctCAGATTTGTATCACGATCACCGAAGCGAAACGCGACAAACCACCGCCCACTCTCCACACGAGATGTCGTTGCG is a genomic window containing:
- a CDS encoding 40S ribosomal protein S24, which translates into the protein MADSDSPVTLRTRKFIRNPLLGRKQMVVDILHPNRPNISKDELREKLATLYKATKDQVNVFGLRTQFGGGKTTGFALVYDSPEAMKKFEPHYRLVRVGLASKIEKASRQQRKQRKNRQKTLRGTAKVKGAKPKKEK